Proteins encoded together in one Phyllostomus discolor isolate MPI-MPIP mPhyDis1 chromosome 6, mPhyDis1.pri.v3, whole genome shotgun sequence window:
- the LOC114500680 gene encoding olfactory receptor 52B4-like, giving the protein MSLVVSPHLTTLNHTGVSHMVFYLLGIPGLEDKHMWISIPFFISYVIALLGNSLLIFTIITNSSLHEPMYLFLCMLAGTDIVLSTCTVPQALAIFWFHAGEISLNCCITQFFIIHCTFISESGILLVMAFDRYIAICYPLRYTTILTHTLIGKIGVTIFLRSYCTISPIIFLLKRLTFCQNNIIPHTFCEHIGLAKYACNDIRVNIWYGLFVIMSTVVLDALLIFVSYVLILHAVFHMPSQDARQKALSTCGSHVCIIILFYGPAIFTTLTQRFGRHIPPHIHILLANVCILVPPMLNPIIYGIKTKQIQEQAVHMFFPKQK; this is encoded by the coding sequence ATGTCTTTGGTGGTCTCTCCACACCTGACTACCTTAAACCACACTGGTGTTAGCCACATGGTCTTCTACTTATTGGGCATCCCTGGCCTAGAGGACAAACACATGTGGATTTCCATccccttcttcatttcctacGTCATCGCCCTGCTTGGGAATAGCCTGCTCATCTTTACTATCATCACAAATAGCAGCCTCCATGAGCCCATGTACCTCTTCCTCTGCATGCTGGCTGGAACAGACATTGTCCTCTCCACTTGCACAGTACCTCAGGCCTTGGCCATTTTTTGGTTCCATGCTGGGGAGATCTCCCTGAATTGCTGCATCACTCAGTTCTTCATCATCCACTGCACTTTTATTTCTGAGTCAGGGATCTTGCTGGTGATGGCATTTGATCGCTACATTGCTATATGctatccactgagatacaccaccATTCTTACACATACATTGATTGGGAAAATTGGTGTTACCATCTTCTTGAGAAGTTACTGTACAATTTCCCCcataatatttcttttgaaaaggtTGACTTTCTGCCAAAATAATATTATTCCACATACTTTTTGTGAACATATTGGTTTGGCCAAGTATGCTTGTAATGACATTCGAGTGAACATCTGGTATGGACTTTTTGTAATAATGTCAACAGTGGTTTTAGATGCtctgttaatttttgtttcttatgtgCTGATTCTTCATGCTGTCTTCCACATGCCTTCCCAAGATGCTCGTCAGAAAGCGCTCAGCACATGTGGCTCCCACGTCTGCATCATCATCCTCTTTTATGGGCCTGCCATCTTCACAACTCTTACTCAGCGGTTTGGACGTCACATTCCTCCTCATATCCACATCTTGTTGGCTAATGTCTGCATTCTGGTTCCTCCTATGCTGAATCCCATCATTTATGGGATCAAGACCAAGCAAATTCAAGAGCAGGCAGTTCACATGTTTTTCCCAAAGCAGAAATAA